A region of Ramlibacter agri DNA encodes the following proteins:
- a CDS encoding DUF3237 domain-containing protein, giving the protein MTQLATPSLQFFADLSVQVDRPQEVGRVFNAQRRVIPILGGEVQGEGWRGRVLPGGADFQLIASDTVAQLDARYVIETDGGDRIFVQNRALRSAPAQITAKLIRGEPVDPSQVYFRCVPTFETSSQALGWINERIFVGTGARYPDRVQIRVFTLL; this is encoded by the coding sequence ATGACCCAGCTCGCCACCCCCTCCCTCCAGTTCTTCGCCGACCTCTCCGTGCAGGTCGATCGCCCGCAGGAAGTGGGCCGCGTCTTCAACGCGCAGCGGCGCGTCATTCCGATCCTCGGTGGCGAGGTGCAGGGTGAGGGCTGGCGCGGCCGCGTGCTGCCGGGCGGCGCGGACTTCCAGCTGATCGCAAGCGACACCGTGGCGCAGCTCGATGCGCGCTACGTGATCGAGACCGATGGCGGCGACCGCATCTTCGTGCAGAACCGCGCCCTGCGTTCGGCGCCGGCCCAGATCACCGCCAAGCTGATCCGCGGCGAGCCGGTGGACCCGTCGCAGGTCTACTTCCGTTGCGTGCCGACCTTCGAGACTTCGTCGCAGGCGCTGGGCTGGATCAACGAGCGCATCTTCGTCGGCACCGGCGCGCGGTACCCGGACCGGGTGCAGATCCGCGTGTTCACGCTGCTGTGA
- a CDS encoding helix-turn-helix domain-containing protein yields MQNPTYLPGQEQRQFVTALARGLALLAAFRTGERVLGNLELARRTQLPKSTVSRLTFTLTCLGYLEQADDGRGHAGYRLGARVAELGSPLAAGGE; encoded by the coding sequence ATGCAAAACCCAACCTACCTTCCCGGCCAGGAGCAGCGCCAGTTCGTGACGGCGCTGGCGCGCGGGCTTGCCCTGCTGGCGGCCTTCCGCACCGGCGAGCGCGTGCTCGGCAACCTGGAGCTGGCACGCCGCACGCAGCTGCCCAAGTCCACCGTCTCGCGCCTCACGTTCACGCTCACCTGCCTGGGCTACCTGGAACAGGCGGACGACGGGCGCGGCCATGCGGGCTATCGCCTCGGCGCGCGCGTGGCCGAACTCGGGAGCCCGCTCGCGGCCGGAGGTGAATAA
- a CDS encoding mandelate racemase/muconate lactonizing enzyme family protein produces the protein MRSFPCIAQVETFIVSLPRAVPYLGPLGPGESVNERGYIVRRGNRSIYPSTDMSVLVKVTADDGTVGWGETYGIIAPDAVTAIVDDVLGPLLRGRDPRDAVVIQEDLYDLMRVRGMSGGYWGDAIAGLDIAIWDLFGKLADQPVVKLLGGQRMARIPAYVSGLPGADLQARLALARSFREKGFRAFKYAAVVSFDGIVEEMRTLREGLGDAVDLMVDLHWKFTAQEAIQLVDRLAAYRPYFVEAPCAPEDTEGMAQVGASVRVPLALGEEWRTVYEVRPRLERRAMAILQPEMGHTGISQFMQIARMANAFHVNVIPHASIGIGIYQAASLHAAAALPNVPMHEYQHSVFDRNLQYVNTTMRCADGHFELPEGPGIGCEPAQEVWQYLRPKAETR, from the coding sequence ATGCGCAGCTTTCCCTGCATCGCCCAGGTCGAGACCTTCATCGTCTCGCTGCCGCGGGCGGTGCCTTACCTCGGCCCGCTCGGCCCCGGCGAGAGCGTCAACGAGCGCGGCTACATCGTGCGCCGCGGCAACCGCAGCATCTACCCGTCCACCGACATGTCGGTGCTGGTGAAGGTGACGGCCGACGACGGCACGGTGGGCTGGGGCGAGACCTACGGCATCATCGCGCCGGACGCCGTCACGGCCATCGTCGACGACGTGCTGGGCCCGCTGCTGCGCGGCCGCGACCCGCGCGACGCGGTGGTGATCCAGGAGGACCTGTACGACCTGATGCGCGTGCGCGGCATGTCCGGCGGCTACTGGGGCGATGCGATCGCCGGCCTCGACATCGCCATCTGGGACCTGTTCGGCAAGCTGGCGGACCAGCCGGTGGTGAAGCTGCTGGGTGGCCAGCGCATGGCGCGCATTCCCGCCTATGTCTCCGGCCTGCCCGGCGCCGACCTGCAGGCGCGGTTGGCGCTGGCGCGCTCCTTCCGCGAGAAGGGCTTCCGCGCCTTCAAGTACGCCGCGGTCGTGTCCTTCGACGGCATCGTCGAAGAGATGCGCACCTTGCGCGAAGGCCTGGGCGACGCCGTCGACCTGATGGTGGACCTGCACTGGAAGTTCACGGCGCAGGAGGCAATCCAGCTGGTCGACCGGCTGGCGGCCTATCGCCCTTATTTCGTCGAAGCGCCCTGCGCGCCGGAAGACACCGAAGGCATGGCGCAGGTAGGCGCGAGCGTGCGCGTGCCGCTGGCCCTGGGCGAGGAATGGCGCACCGTTTACGAAGTGCGCCCGCGGCTGGAGCGGCGTGCGATGGCTATCCTGCAGCCCGAGATGGGCCACACCGGCATCAGCCAGTTCATGCAGATCGCCCGGATGGCGAATGCCTTCCACGTGAACGTGATCCCGCACGCCAGCATCGGCATCGGCATCTACCAGGCGGCCAGCCTGCATGCGGCGGCGGCGCTGCCCAACGTGCCGATGCACGAATACCAGCACTCCGTGTTCGACCGCAACCTGCAGTACGTCAACACCACCATGCGCTGCGCCGACGGCCACTTCGAGTTGCCCGAAGGCCCCGGCATCGGCTGCGAGCCGGCGCAGGAAGTGTGGCAGTACCTGCGCCCCAAGGCGGAGACCCGATGA
- a CDS encoding methyl-accepting chemotaxis protein gives MAATLPALPFPESNSPRIAPRASLRLRLAFALGGLGALLFAIVLAAWLLPAEAALPTIGVLALVALAWCAAIAAWLWLRFARPLDHALAAARRLGAGDLTGEVAVQGAGEFRPLLAALREVHERLFGVVSQVRTGTTSVASTSSQINRDNDALAQRTDAQSTFLQATAASIEQLAAAVHHNAESAQQADALVASASVRAAEGGAVMQEVVRTMGSIRDGSRSIVDIIAVIDGIAFQTNILALNAAVEAARAGEQGRGFAVVASEVRSLAQRSAAAAREVKALIDASVAQVDAGGVLVDKAGKAMDEIVASVQQVAGRIGQISAGSREQSEGLASVNESVAKIDHATQANATLVKLAARTAVTLNEQGVALLKSVAVFDLGAREHGNAQEAMDLVRGGHEHLRSQGQQALVDDVNLLGQGRFVDRDLYLMLIRVDDQNFVAHGNNPRVLGLGRQSKDVDGKAFVQDMVRLACSKAEGGWVDYKWAHPVTNEILTKSSFVQRAGDVVIACGIYKD, from the coding sequence ATGGCCGCCACGCTGCCAGCCTTGCCTTTTCCCGAATCGAACTCGCCGCGGATTGCGCCTCGCGCCTCCCTGCGATTGCGGCTTGCTTTTGCGCTGGGTGGCCTCGGCGCGTTGCTTTTTGCCATCGTCCTGGCGGCCTGGCTGCTGCCTGCGGAGGCCGCCCTGCCCACCATCGGGGTGCTGGCCCTCGTTGCGCTGGCCTGGTGTGCCGCGATCGCGGCCTGGCTGTGGCTGCGGTTCGCGCGTCCGCTGGACCATGCGCTGGCCGCCGCGCGCCGCCTCGGCGCCGGCGACCTGACCGGCGAGGTCGCCGTGCAGGGCGCGGGCGAGTTCCGCCCGCTGCTGGCGGCGCTGCGCGAGGTGCACGAGCGCCTGTTCGGCGTGGTGAGCCAGGTGCGCACCGGCACCACCAGCGTCGCCTCCACTTCCTCGCAGATCAACCGCGACAACGATGCGCTGGCGCAACGCACGGACGCCCAATCGACCTTCCTGCAGGCGACCGCGGCTTCGATCGAGCAGCTGGCGGCCGCCGTGCACCACAACGCCGAAAGCGCGCAGCAGGCCGATGCGCTGGTGGCTTCCGCCAGCGTGCGCGCGGCCGAAGGCGGCGCCGTGATGCAGGAAGTGGTCCGGACCATGGGCTCCATCCGAGACGGCTCGCGCAGCATCGTCGACATCATCGCGGTCATCGACGGCATCGCCTTCCAGACCAACATCCTGGCGCTGAACGCCGCGGTGGAAGCGGCCCGCGCCGGCGAGCAGGGCCGCGGCTTCGCGGTGGTGGCGAGCGAAGTGCGCAGCCTGGCGCAGCGCAGCGCCGCGGCCGCCAGGGAGGTAAAGGCGTTGATCGACGCTTCGGTGGCCCAGGTCGACGCCGGCGGCGTGCTGGTCGACAAGGCAGGCAAGGCCATGGACGAAATCGTCGCCTCGGTGCAGCAGGTGGCGGGGCGCATCGGCCAGATCAGCGCCGGCAGCCGCGAGCAGAGCGAAGGCCTCGCCAGCGTCAACGAGTCGGTGGCGAAGATCGACCATGCCACGCAGGCCAACGCCACGCTGGTGAAGCTGGCCGCGCGCACCGCGGTGACTTTGAACGAGCAGGGCGTGGCGCTCTTGAAATCGGTGGCCGTCTTCGACCTGGGCGCGCGTGAGCACGGCAACGCACAGGAAGCGATGGACCTGGTTCGCGGCGGCCACGAGCACCTGCGCAGCCAGGGCCAGCAGGCGCTGGTGGACGACGTGAACCTGCTGGGCCAGGGCCGCTTCGTCGACCGCGACCTCTACCTGATGCTGATCCGCGTCGACGACCAGAACTTCGTCGCGCACGGCAACAACCCGCGCGTGCTGGGCCTGGGCCGCCAGAGCAAGGACGTGGACGGCAAGGCCTTCGTGCAGGACATGGTGCGCCTCGCCTGCAGCAAGGCCGAAGGCGGCTGGGTCGACTACAAGTGGGCGCACCCGGTGACGAACGAGATCCTCACCAAGTCCTCGTTCGTGCAGCGCGCAGGCGACGTGGTCATCGCCTGCGGCATCTACAAGGACTAG
- a CDS encoding Bug family tripartite tricarboxylate transporter substrate binding protein: MMQKSRRAVLVAAALAACACMAGAQTANWPGKPIKFIVPVPPGGAADAMARLIADHLTGKLGQAVVVDNRAGAGSSIGMDVVAKAAPDGYTIGLGNVAANAINPAVRPQGYPFEPVKAFAPISLVGVTPLILVVNAEKVPARTVPEFISYLKSSGGKTPYGSSGAGSSLHVGMELFLQMTGTRAIHVPYKGSAPMETDLMGGQVLASMDAAATSWPQVQAGKLRALGISTKERAFFAPDVPPIADTVPGFEIKPWHGVVAPAGTPPAIVKRLSDEIQAYLRTPAAEQRLRDLGVVRVGSSAPEFAKVMDDEYEFYKKLVKQAGIHAE; encoded by the coding sequence ATGATGCAGAAGTCCCGCCGCGCCGTGCTGGTCGCGGCCGCGCTCGCCGCCTGCGCCTGCATGGCTGGCGCACAGACGGCGAACTGGCCCGGCAAGCCGATCAAGTTCATCGTACCGGTGCCGCCCGGCGGCGCCGCCGACGCGATGGCGCGGCTGATCGCCGACCACCTCACCGGCAAGCTGGGGCAGGCCGTGGTGGTGGATAACCGCGCCGGCGCCGGCAGCAGCATCGGCATGGACGTCGTGGCGAAAGCAGCGCCCGACGGCTACACCATCGGCCTGGGCAACGTCGCCGCCAACGCGATCAATCCGGCGGTGCGGCCGCAGGGCTATCCCTTCGAACCGGTGAAGGCCTTCGCGCCCATCTCGCTGGTGGGCGTGACGCCGCTGATCCTGGTGGTGAACGCGGAGAAGGTGCCGGCGCGCACCGTGCCGGAGTTCATCTCCTACCTGAAGTCCAGCGGCGGCAAGACCCCTTACGGTTCCTCCGGCGCCGGCTCCTCGCTGCACGTGGGCATGGAGCTGTTCCTGCAGATGACGGGCACCCGCGCGATCCACGTGCCCTACAAGGGCTCCGCGCCGATGGAGACCGACCTGATGGGCGGCCAGGTGCTGGCCTCGATGGATGCCGCGGCCACCTCGTGGCCGCAGGTGCAAGCCGGCAAACTGCGGGCGCTGGGCATCTCCACCAAGGAGCGCGCCTTCTTCGCACCCGACGTGCCGCCGATCGCGGACACGGTGCCCGGCTTCGAGATCAAGCCCTGGCACGGCGTGGTGGCGCCGGCCGGCACGCCGCCGGCCATCGTGAAGCGGCTGTCCGACGAGATCCAGGCCTACCTGCGCACGCCGGCGGCGGAGCAGCGCCTGCGCGACCTGGGCGTGGTGCGGGTCGGCTCCAGCGCGCCCGAGTTCGCGAAGGTGATGGACGACGAGTACGAGTTCTACAAGAAGCTGGTCAAGCAGGCCGGCATCCACGCGGAGTGA
- a CDS encoding Bug family tripartite tricarboxylate transporter substrate binding protein, whose protein sequence is MDQQRRQLLLGAVAGAALAAQPARAQGNWPARPITAVVPFAAGGAGNASLRILAELVGPRIGQTVVVENRPGAGGIPGTRYVAKSNDDHMLLLGSTSMTIAPWLNKDLGYDIATDLQPVSMISSQPEVFAVAADSPIKSLDDLMERARRGEVNAGNSGIGTLSHLTTELLNRRLKTRFVPVAYKGDAVLIPDVVSGTVALGVFNLPVAQPMIQSGRLRALAVTSAAPLASMPNVPLLRTLGNDFVISGWACVMAARNVPAAGVERLNGLLRQALAEPGVRDRFAALGLTPESGTPQQLREFVKAEMARWGDVIQSQGIKTE, encoded by the coding sequence ATGGACCAACAAAGACGCCAGCTGCTGCTGGGAGCGGTGGCGGGCGCGGCGCTCGCGGCGCAACCCGCGCGCGCCCAGGGGAATTGGCCCGCGCGGCCCATCACCGCCGTCGTGCCCTTCGCGGCGGGCGGCGCCGGCAATGCTTCGCTGCGCATCCTGGCCGAACTGGTCGGCCCGCGCATCGGCCAGACCGTGGTGGTGGAGAACCGCCCCGGCGCCGGAGGCATCCCGGGCACGCGCTACGTGGCCAAGAGCAACGACGACCACATGCTGCTGCTCGGGAGCACCAGCATGACGATCGCGCCGTGGCTGAACAAGGACCTGGGCTACGACATCGCGACCGACCTGCAGCCGGTGAGCATGATCTCTTCGCAGCCGGAAGTGTTCGCGGTGGCGGCCGATTCGCCGATCAAGTCGCTCGACGACTTGATGGAGCGCGCGCGCCGCGGCGAGGTCAATGCCGGCAACAGCGGCATCGGCACGCTGTCGCACCTGACCACCGAGCTGCTCAATCGGCGGCTGAAGACGCGCTTCGTGCCGGTGGCCTACAAGGGCGATGCGGTGCTGATCCCCGACGTGGTGTCGGGCACCGTGGCGCTGGGCGTGTTCAACCTGCCGGTGGCGCAACCGATGATCCAGAGCGGCCGGCTGCGCGCGCTCGCGGTGACGTCCGCCGCGCCCCTGGCCTCCATGCCCAACGTCCCCTTGCTGCGCACGCTGGGCAACGACTTCGTCATCAGCGGCTGGGCCTGCGTGATGGCGGCGCGCAACGTGCCGGCCGCGGGCGTGGAACGCCTGAACGGGCTGCTGCGGCAAGCGCTTGCCGAACCCGGTGTGCGGGACCGCTTCGCCGCCTTGGGCCTGACGCCGGAATCGGGCACGCCGCAGCAGCTGCGCGAGTTCGTGAAGGCGGAGATGGCGCGGTGGGGCGACGTGATCCAGAGCCAGGGGATCAAGACCGAGTAA
- the nthB gene encoding nitrile hydratase subunit beta: MTYRSHADLGGQPGHGPVRPEAEGELWHASWEPQALALTLAMGATGSWNLDMSRAARETLPDYAQRSYYAIWIAALEKLMEERGQLTPAEIEAGRMLHAPASVKRVLHAGEVGAALARGSPTLRACPEKPLFAIGQRVRTRAEAVPHHTRLPGYVHGKCGVVERLHGCHVFPDAHAQGLGERPEALYTVVFEGEELWGADAAPGLRVSVDAWQSYLEAA; the protein is encoded by the coding sequence ATGACTTACCGATCGCACGCCGATCTGGGCGGCCAGCCCGGACACGGGCCCGTGCGGCCCGAAGCCGAAGGCGAGCTGTGGCACGCCAGCTGGGAGCCGCAGGCGCTGGCGCTCACGCTGGCCATGGGCGCCACCGGCAGCTGGAACCTGGACATGAGCCGCGCCGCCCGCGAGACCTTGCCGGACTACGCGCAGCGCAGCTACTACGCGATCTGGATCGCGGCCCTGGAAAAGCTGATGGAGGAGCGCGGCCAGCTCACCCCCGCCGAGATCGAGGCGGGCCGCATGCTGCATGCGCCGGCGAGCGTCAAGCGTGTGCTGCACGCGGGCGAGGTCGGCGCAGCGCTCGCCCGCGGCTCGCCGACCTTGCGTGCGTGCCCCGAGAAGCCGCTGTTCGCCATCGGCCAACGGGTGCGCACCCGCGCCGAAGCCGTCCCGCATCACACGCGGCTCCCCGGCTACGTGCACGGCAAGTGCGGCGTCGTCGAGCGTCTGCACGGCTGCCATGTCTTCCCCGACGCCCACGCGCAAGGCCTGGGTGAACGGCCCGAGGCCTTGTACACGGTGGTGTTCGAGGGCGAGGAACTGTGGGGCGCGGATGCGGCGCCGGGCCTGCGCGTCTCGGTCGATGCCTGGCAGTCCTACCTGGAGGCCGCATGA
- the rbsK gene encoding ribokinase, with protein sequence MSVAVFGSLNMDLVVRVPRMPEAGETLTGRSFLTNPGGKGANQAVACARQGARVAMVGRVGDDAFGAELRSALAVQGVDASGVLETPGVSTGVAAILVDDGAQNCISVVPGANGQVAEADADAMRLAGTKLLLLQLEVPMAAVLRAAQVARAAGCQVLLNPAPAQALPEALWPLVDILVLNEIEAKLLGGLADVHAGNAAEAAAQLSARGPRDVIVTLGAEGAVWFADGKSRHFPAPQVRAVDTTAAGDTFIGALAALLVEGATMDRAVEHAIRAAAIAVTRVGAQASMPTRAEVLTRS encoded by the coding sequence ATGAGCGTCGCCGTCTTCGGCAGCCTCAACATGGACCTGGTGGTCCGCGTGCCGCGCATGCCCGAAGCGGGCGAGACGCTCACCGGCCGCAGCTTCCTCACCAACCCCGGCGGCAAGGGCGCCAACCAGGCGGTGGCCTGCGCGCGGCAAGGCGCGCGCGTCGCGATGGTGGGACGGGTGGGTGACGATGCCTTCGGCGCGGAGTTGCGTTCAGCGTTGGCGGTGCAGGGCGTCGATGCCTCCGGTGTGCTGGAGACGCCCGGCGTGAGCACCGGCGTCGCTGCGATCCTGGTGGACGACGGCGCGCAGAACTGCATCTCGGTCGTGCCTGGCGCGAATGGACAGGTGGCCGAAGCCGATGCCGACGCGATGCGGCTGGCAGGGACGAAGTTGCTGTTGCTGCAGTTGGAAGTGCCGATGGCCGCCGTGCTGCGCGCCGCGCAGGTGGCGCGCGCGGCGGGCTGCCAGGTGCTGCTCAATCCCGCGCCGGCGCAGGCCTTGCCGGAAGCGCTGTGGCCGCTGGTCGACATCCTGGTGCTGAACGAGATCGAGGCGAAGCTGCTGGGCGGCTTGGCGGATGTCCATGCAGGCAATGCCGCGGAGGCTGCGGCGCAGTTGTCCGCGCGCGGCCCACGAGATGTGATCGTCACGCTGGGCGCCGAGGGCGCGGTGTGGTTCGCAGATGGCAAGTCACGTCACTTCCCGGCGCCTCAGGTCCGGGCCGTCGACACGACCGCGGCCGGCGACACCTTCATCGGTGCGCTGGCGGCCTTGCTGGTGGAAGGCGCGACGATGGACCGCGCCGTGGAGCATGCGATCCGCGCGGCGGCCATCGCCGTCACGCGCGTCGGTGCGCAAGCTTCCATGCCGACGCGCGCCGAAGTCCTTACTCGGTCTTGA
- a CDS encoding 2-dehydro-3-deoxygalactonokinase, translated as MTASLIALDWGTSNLRAKLLDASGRVLEARSTPGGVMAVRDGRFAEALLALVGDWLQQHNCPLIASGMIGSRQGWREAPYLPCPASLDQAAAALTRIDLPGGHVLTIVPGLRCEGDDGVADVMRGEETQLWGAGLPTGSCCVLPGTHAKWAWVGEGGRIESFQTFMTGELYGLLTQHGILGRLMEFGHADPQAFRAGVRLGLAEHASASHVIFAARTAGLMGTIAPRGLPDYLSGILVGIEIAGATKRGRPQTVTVLGDEALAARYESALQVAGIACRLAPEDATTQGQWLVAQRARLLR; from the coding sequence ATGACAGCGTCCCTCATCGCCCTCGACTGGGGCACCTCGAACCTGCGCGCCAAGCTGCTCGATGCGAGCGGCCGCGTGCTGGAAGCGCGCAGCACGCCCGGCGGCGTGATGGCCGTGCGCGACGGCCGCTTCGCCGAAGCGCTGCTCGCGCTCGTGGGCGACTGGCTGCAGCAGCACAACTGCCCGTTGATCGCCAGCGGCATGATCGGCAGCCGCCAGGGCTGGCGCGAGGCGCCCTACCTGCCCTGCCCCGCCAGCCTGGACCAGGCCGCGGCGGCGCTGACCCGCATCGATCTTCCCGGCGGCCACGTACTGACGATCGTTCCGGGCCTGCGCTGCGAGGGCGACGACGGCGTCGCCGACGTGATGCGCGGCGAAGAGACGCAGCTGTGGGGCGCGGGCCTGCCGACCGGCAGTTGCTGCGTGCTGCCCGGCACCCACGCCAAGTGGGCCTGGGTCGGCGAAGGCGGCCGCATCGAAAGCTTCCAGACCTTCATGACCGGCGAGCTGTACGGGCTGCTCACGCAGCACGGCATCCTCGGGCGGCTGATGGAGTTCGGCCACGCCGACCCGCAGGCTTTTCGCGCCGGCGTGCGGCTCGGGCTGGCGGAACACGCGTCGGCGAGCCACGTGATCTTTGCCGCGCGCACCGCGGGCCTCATGGGCACGATCGCGCCGCGCGGCCTGCCGGACTATCTCTCGGGCATCCTGGTCGGCATCGAGATCGCCGGTGCGACCAAGCGCGGCAGGCCGCAGACCGTCACCGTCCTCGGCGACGAAGCACTGGCCGCGCGCTACGAAAGCGCGCTGCAAGTGGCCGGCATCGCCTGCAGGCTCGCGCCCGAAGACGCAACGACGCAAGGGCAATGGCTGGTGGCGCAACGCGCCCGCCTGCTGCGCTGA
- the nthA gene encoding nitrile hydratase subunit alpha, whose translation MHDHEHEDHSDLDPMDLRVRALQTILAQKGYIDPGALDLLIDTYQTRIGPRNGARVVARAWSDPQFHDWLLRDASAAIASLGYEGRQGEHMVVVENTDEVHNMVVCTLCSCYPWPVLGLPPTWYKSAPYRSRAVRDPRGVLADFGVTLPVDKQVRVWDSTAEVRYLVLPQRPPGSERLDEIQLAALVTRDSMIGTGLPLQP comes from the coding sequence ATGCACGACCACGAGCATGAGGACCACAGCGACCTGGACCCGATGGACTTGCGGGTGCGGGCGCTGCAGACGATCCTGGCGCAGAAGGGCTACATCGACCCGGGCGCACTGGATCTCCTGATCGACACTTACCAGACACGCATCGGCCCGCGCAACGGCGCACGCGTGGTGGCGCGCGCCTGGTCCGACCCGCAGTTCCACGACTGGCTGCTGCGCGACGCCAGCGCCGCCATCGCATCGCTGGGCTACGAAGGCCGGCAAGGCGAACACATGGTGGTCGTGGAGAACACCGACGAAGTGCACAACATGGTGGTGTGCACCCTGTGCAGCTGCTATCCGTGGCCGGTGCTGGGCCTGCCGCCCACCTGGTACAAGAGCGCGCCCTATCGCTCGCGCGCGGTGCGCGACCCGCGTGGCGTGCTCGCCGATTTCGGCGTGACCTTGCCGGTTGACAAGCAGGTCCGCGTCTGGGATTCGACCGCCGAAGTGCGCTACCTCGTCCTGCCGCAGCGGCCGCCTGGCAGCGAACGCCTGGATGAAATACAGCTGGCCGCGCTGGTGACGCGCGACAGCATGATCGGCACCGGCCTGCCGCTGCAGCCATGA
- a CDS encoding nitrile hydratase accessory protein has product MKLPPLPHLPQDADGPVFAAPWQAQAFAMALSLHERGLFTWPEWAEALAKRIARAQAAGDADLGDTYYVHWLGALEDIVAAKSVTSQEELARYQHGWEHAAERTPHGQPIELTPDDLH; this is encoded by the coding sequence ATGAAGCTCCCGCCGCTGCCGCACCTGCCGCAGGACGCGGACGGGCCGGTGTTCGCCGCGCCCTGGCAGGCCCAAGCCTTCGCGATGGCGCTGTCGCTGCACGAACGCGGGCTGTTCACTTGGCCGGAATGGGCGGAAGCGCTGGCGAAGCGGATCGCGCGGGCGCAGGCGGCCGGCGATGCGGACCTTGGCGACACCTATTACGTGCACTGGCTGGGCGCACTGGAAGACATCGTGGCGGCGAAGTCGGTGACGTCGCAGGAGGAACTGGCACGCTACCAGCATGGCTGGGAGCATGCGGCGGAGCGCACGCCGCACGGGCAGCCGATCGAGCTCACCCCGGACGATCTCCACTAA
- a CDS encoding dihydrodipicolinate synthase family protein produces the protein MPASSSAPLTGVFPVLPTPFKPDGSPDVASLRNLARYLLAAGVDGITYPGVASEVGQLTREERQALLGVVLEEVAGRCPVIAGVSHPDLVVSAELAADAARAGASALMVAAPVDRKDVEGQVAYFRGMAEAAGSTPIMLQNVPPPAGAGLDPAVLLQVLRAVPAIRYVKEEALPSGQRLTALREARLPSLQGVFGGAGGRYITDEIRRGAAGTMPAIELAEVHVALWSAHRHGDADAVRRIFTRMLPILNVQAVFRWALTKYVLQSRGLIAHNGQRAAGPSLDGFDRAEVDSFLADVADLLLPASRLPRLG, from the coding sequence ATGCCCGCATCCTCTTCCGCTCCGCTGACCGGCGTCTTCCCGGTCCTTCCCACGCCGTTCAAGCCCGACGGCAGCCCCGACGTGGCCAGCCTGCGCAACCTCGCGCGCTACCTGCTGGCGGCCGGCGTCGACGGCATCACCTACCCCGGGGTCGCCAGCGAAGTGGGGCAGCTCACGCGCGAGGAAAGGCAGGCCTTGCTGGGGGTGGTGCTGGAAGAAGTGGCCGGCCGCTGCCCCGTCATCGCGGGCGTGTCGCACCCGGACCTGGTGGTCAGCGCCGAACTCGCCGCGGACGCCGCGCGCGCCGGCGCCAGCGCGCTGATGGTGGCCGCGCCCGTCGACCGCAAGGACGTGGAAGGCCAGGTCGCCTATTTCCGCGGCATGGCCGAAGCCGCGGGCAGCACGCCCATCATGTTGCAGAACGTCCCGCCGCCGGCCGGCGCGGGCTTGGACCCCGCGGTGCTGCTGCAGGTGCTGCGTGCCGTGCCGGCGATCCGCTATGTGAAGGAAGAAGCGCTGCCCAGTGGCCAGCGCCTCACCGCATTGCGTGAAGCCAGGCTGCCTTCGCTGCAGGGCGTGTTCGGCGGCGCCGGCGGGCGCTACATCACCGACGAGATCCGGCGCGGCGCGGCCGGCACCATGCCCGCGATCGAACTGGCCGAAGTGCACGTGGCGCTGTGGAGCGCGCACCGCCACGGCGACGCCGACGCGGTGCGCCGCATCTTCACCCGCATGCTCCCCATCCTGAACGTGCAGGCCGTGTTCCGCTGGGCGCTGACCAAGTACGTGCTGCAAAGCCGCGGCCTGATCGCCCACAACGGCCAGCGCGCTGCCGGTCCCAGCCTCGACGGCTTCGACCGCGCCGAGGTCGACAGCTTCCTCGCCGACGTCGCGGACCTGCTGTTGCCGGCCAGCCGGCTGCCGCGCCTGGGCTGA